Proteins encoded together in one Quercus lobata isolate SW786 chromosome 3, ValleyOak3.0 Primary Assembly, whole genome shotgun sequence window:
- the LOC115982116 gene encoding glutaredoxin-C1-like produces the protein MHYHQAESWGYYMPVRSMGDPLERVVRLASESAVVIFSISSCCMCHAVKRLFCGMGVNPTVYELDQDPRGKEIERALMRLLGNSPSVPVVFIGGKLIGAMDRVMASHINGSLVPLLKEAGALWL, from the coding sequence ATGCATTATCATCAGGCTGAGTCATGGGGTTACTACATGCCAGTGAGGAGCATGGGTGACCCATTAGAGCGAGTGGTGAGGCTGGCTTCTGAGAGTGCAGTGGTGATATTCAGCATCAGTAGCTGTTGCATGTGCCACGCAGTGAAGAGGCTTTTCTGTGGGATGGGTGTGAACCCAACAGTGTATGAGCTGGACCAAGACCCAAGAGGGAAAGAGATTGAGAGGGCATTGATGAGGTTGCTTGGAAACTCACCCAGTGTGCCTGTGGTTTTCATTGGAGGGAAGCTAATTGGTGCTATGGACCGAGTCATGGCCTCCCACATTAATGGATCCCTGGTACCACTTCTCAAGGAAGCTGGAGCTCTGTGGCTGTGA